From Clavelina lepadiformis chromosome 9, kaClaLepa1.1, whole genome shotgun sequence, the proteins below share one genomic window:
- the LOC143470560 gene encoding transcription factor MafK-like — MVLKLPTMAEKNESSGATIFTDDELLNLSVRELNRHLRSLSPEESRRLKQRRRTLKNRGYAASCRIKRLTQKDELDLERIHLQNEVDRINQENQRMKLELEAFQKKFSDLEQFAKSIGRGMTSMSGESSTTPLRVMMATPINTSPAAVASSESIQMTENNLHTSGS, encoded by the exons ATGGTACTAAAACTACCGACTATggctgaaaaaaatgaaagttcAGGAGCAACTATATTTACGGATGACGAACTTCTTAATTTAAGTGTAAGAGAGCTTAATCGCCACTTGAGGTCACTTTCCCCGGAG GAAAGTCGCCGACTGAAACAAAGAAGAAGAACACTAAAGAACAGAGGTTACGCAGCATCGTGTCGTATTAAAAGACTTACGCAAAAAGATGAACTGGACCTGGAAAGAATTCATCTCCAAAATGAG GTCGACCGAATCAATCAAGAAAACCAGCGCATGAAGCTTGAGCTGGAAGCTTTTCAGAAGAAATTCAGTGATCTGGAGCAGTTTGCAAAGAGCATCGGAAGAGGGATGACCTCCATGAGCGGG GAGTCTTCCACAACACCTCTTCGTGTAATGATGGCAACACCAATCAACACCTCCCCTGCTGCAGTAGCAAGTAGCGAAAGTATTCAGATGACTGAAAACAACTTGCATACCAGCGGCAGCTAG
- the LOC143470161 gene encoding somatostatin receptor type 2-like — protein MKKITKIFLITPLFMLPLLTGTRSQPDPYQIANETGGFFDPDTDPVELGYEDAFAEHGGGMAFVADEYNSVQLREDENIGKPVNTAIAAIFGIIAVVGLVANGVVFFVIFGGNEISKTVTAMYVVQLAVADSAFLLTLPIFGIDSITQNWSFGEFTCRFCQTLKFLNYQAGIFFLTAMSVDRYIAVTYSTKAHQLRTRKRTAIICAIVWAVAAIMSLPVMIYSRLEEVTGELKCRIMFPGYKPFADTDTYIDYGIIYDDSSFNYSSNDLIGLDFFVSTVPSAEEPVYYETCSHAVKSHQYRIWLVVSFVLSFVVPFSIITVSYVLILKRLRASEERIATMTGKRTQNMRRKVTRMVAVLVICFVICWLPYHILQLCKIRGFQASVMICNVVEQFVVALAFANSAINPILYSFLGHNFGERLRESVNHTRRRLRRGSSATGVSGHQTRSHTEHAGHSLFPRRFSQLVGFRRGYRNSASGEVQIVDNNHSEGRRVKFGIPLRDLNKKREWQYEKTENATAFTSNPTELTRVTVDKETPKKSSFSEADTV, from the exons atgaagaaaatcacaaaaatcttTCTCATAACACCACTCTTTATGCTGCCTCTCTTGACGGGCACCCGAAGTCAGCCGGACCCTTACCAGATCGCGAATGAAACAGGAGGATTTTTCGACCCGGACACTGACCCCGTTGAGCTTGGATACGAGGATGCTTTTGCAGAGCACGGAGGAGGAATGGCGTTCGTAGCGGATGAATACAACAGCGTGCAGCTGAGAGAAGACGAAAATATTGGGAAGCCGGTGAATACCGCGATTGCAGCGATTTTTGGAATCATCGCTGTTGTCGGTCTTGTTGCAAATGGCGtcgtattttttgttatttttggaGGAAATGAGATTA GTAAAACAGTTACGGCAATGTACGTGGTTCAGCTCGCTGTAGCGGATAGCGCTTTTCTCCTAACCTTACCTATTTTTGGAATTGACAGTATAACACAAAACTGGTCCTTCGGCGAGT TCACGTGCAGATTTTGCCAGACTCTGAAATTTCTCAACTACCAAGCCGGCATCTTTTTCCTCACTGCAATGAGTGTCGATCGATACATCGCGGTTACTTACAGCACAAAAGCCCaccag CTTCGAACGAGGAAAAGAACAGCGATCATTTGCGCCATCGTGTGGGCAGTTGCCGCTATCATGTCTCTCCCGGTGATGATTTACTCTCGGCTTGAAGAAGTGACTGGAGAACTTAAGTGTAGGATAATGTTTCCTGGTTATAAGCCTTTTGCTGACACCGATACATACATCGACTATGGTATCAT CTATGACGATTCGTCTTTCAATTACTCCAGCAATGACTTAATCGGTCTCGATTTCTTCGTTTCGACAG TCCCCTCAGCCGAAGAGCCTGTTTATTATGAAACTTGCTCACACGCGGTCAAGTCGCATCAATATAGAATTTGGTTGGTCGTCAGCTTTGTGCTTTCTTTTGTCGTCCCGTTTTCCATCATAA CGGTGAGTTACGTTCTTATACTGAAGCGGTTGCGGGCTTCGGAAGAGCGAATAGCTACAATGACTGGCAAAAGAACTCAAAATATGAGACGAAAAGTGACCCGCATGGTGGCGGTATTGGTGATTTGCTTCGTCATTTGCTGGCTGCCGTATCATATTCTTCAACTCTGTAAAATAAGAG GTTTCCAGGCTTCTGTTATGATCTGCAACGTGGTTGAGCAGTTTGTGGTGGCGCTGGCGTTTGCAAATTCTGCCATAAACCCGATTCTTTACAGTTTTCTCGGTCATAATTTTGGCGAACGTCTTCGCGAAAGCGTTAACCACACAAGACGACGTTTGCGTCGTGGCAGCTCCGCCACTGGCGTGTCGGGCCACCAAACACGCAGTCACACTGAGCATGCT GGCCACTCATTATTTCCGAGACGATTCAGTCAGCTGGTGGGTTTTCGTCGAGGTTACCGTAACTCAGCCAGCGGTGAAGTACAAATTGTTGACAACAACCACAGCGAAGGCCGCAGAGTAAAATTTGGCATCCCTTTGCGTGACTTGAATAAAAAGCGAGAATGGCAATACGAGAAAACCGAG AATGCAACCGCGTTTACTTCAAACCCGACAGAGCTGACCAGAGTCACCGTGGACAAAGAAACGCCCAAGAAATCCAGCTTTTCTGAAGCGGATACTGTCTGA
- the LOC143470158 gene encoding uncharacterized protein LOC143470158, translated as MEAAGEVRFGVNDVVMNGLSKVNMASRLTNDGENCLLGSESNAISTESIKSKDKPRHTESCCSTTEGSTDTQEKCRLPLKSIKYLNKEKASFACEICNKKLLTKSSLRKHHKYVHEKQESFICKTCDKSYSSSGTLKRHEATHLGVKSHVCDICEKRFVNRQYLKRHRATHSNERPFTCPVCERGFKTNSSMIDHKNSHENKRSPPCSVCEKTFCTAAVLKRHIACVHEFRKPYSCQVCEKSFAHLGHMKRHMRIHTGETPYVCSICDRKYRWKEQLNAHMLNHSSDEPGPRYSCDICSKTYKERGSLKDHLNSHTGEKPYICPTCGKAFAWKAGLRLHVKLHTRTKDYSCSVCSKALATKSGLKYHMQIHSEEKPFCCRICEKTFTSKSGLRIHVQGHLDIKPHSCETCGKRFRSKGEIRLHHLSRHNEIRSFICQVCEKSFKTKAALQVHEKSHLEQPKYICPFCDKQLLSKCGFTLHTKAHIEGPPSDHTSKIDSGIEGSLKIQKPHLRKEKKFSCSICDKLFVNKSKLEEHMKRHLGVKPFSCEVCAKCFVTEHEFGLHKVSHSDIRPFSCKICEKTFKRKFELRKHSKCHSQVREHVCQFCSQSFCRKSDLNCHERSHTGIEPYVCSVCEKSFSTNASLREHSVSHDETKFPCDNCNKAYASQIALNFHMTSHSDESPHRCEICSKEFSARAYLTSHRMRHTDKRPHKCDVCSKSFKVKEDLRSHEKIHYNKIDSSDEKNLDDGEGHTFL; from the coding sequence ATGGAGGCTGCGGGCGAAGTTCGCTTTGGTGTGAATGATGTTGTTATGAATGGACTCAGCAAGGTCAATATGGCTTCACGTTTAACCAACGACGGCGAGAATTGTTTGCTCGGTTCAGAAAGCAACGCCATTTCAACAGAGTCGATTAAGTCAAAGGATAAACCGAGACACACGGAATCGTGTTGTTCTACCACTGAGGGATCCACGGATACCCAAGAAAAGTGCAGACTCCCtttaaaaagcataaaatacTTGAATAAGGAGAAGGCATCGTTTGCTTGCgaaatttgcaataaaaagcTTCTTACAAAAAGCTCACTTCGGAAACATCATAAATATGTTCATGAAAAGCAGGAATCGTTCATCTGCAAGACTTGTGACAAAAGCTACTCCAGCAGCGGGACTTTAAAACGACACGAAGCAACTCATCTTGGTGTGAAGTCGCATGTGTGTGATATCTGTGAGAAAAGATTCGTGAATAGACAGTATTTGAAAAGACACAGAGCAACACACTCAAACGAAAGACCATTTACTTGTCCGGTCTGTGAGCGAGGTTTTAAAACTAACTCAAGTATGATTGATCACAAGAATTCTCACGAAAACAAAAGATCGCCTCCTTGTTCAGTTTGtgagaaaacattttgtactgCTGCCGTGCTAAAACGGCATATTGCATGTGTTCATGAATTCCGAAAACCTTATTCCTGCCAAGTGTGTGAAAAGTCATTTGCACATCTTGGTCACATGaaacgtcacatgcgcattcaCACAGGGGAAACCCCATATGTATGCTCGATTTGTGACCGGAAGTACAGATGGAAAGAGCAATTAAATGCTCATATGTTAAACCACTCAAGTGACGAACCCGGCCCGAGGTATTCCTGTGACATCTGCAGCAAAACATACAAGGAACGAGGCTCCTTGAAAGACCATCTTAACAGTCATACTGGCGAAAAACCTTACATTTGTCCCACCTGTGGAAAGGCCTTTGCATGGAAAGCTGGTTTACGATTGCATGTAAAGCTACATACAAGGACCAAGGACTATTCATGCTCAGTTTGTAGCAAAGCTTTAGCCACCAAATCTGGTTTGAAATATCATATGCAGATTCACAGTGAGGAGAAACCTTTTTGTTGCCGAATATGCGAGAAAACTTTCACATCGAAATCAGGATTAAGAATTCACGTCCAAGGTCATTTGGATATCAAACCTCATTCTTGCGAAACTTGTGGTAAACGATTTAGATCAAAGGGAGAAATTAGATTGCATCATCTTTCAAGACATAACGAAATACGATCTTTTATCTGTCAAGTTTGtgaaaaatctttcaaaactAAAGCTGCCCTCCAGGTCCATGAAAAATCACATTTGGAACAGCCTAAATATATTTGCCCTTTTTGTGACAAACAATTGCTAAGTAAATGTGGCTTCACTCTTCATACAAAGGCTCATATTGAAGGACCACCAAGTGATCACACTAGTAAAATAGATTCTGGTATCGAAGGAAGTTTAAAGATACAGAAGCCACATCTtcgcaaagaaaagaaattttcttgttCGATTTGCGACAAgctttttgtaaacaaatcAAAACTGGAAGAACACATGAAAAGACATTTGGGAGTTAAACCGTTTTCTTGCGAAGTTTGTGCCAAATGCTTTGTAACAGAACACGAATTTGGACTCCACAAAGTAAGCCATAGTGACATACGACCGTTTTCctgtaaaatttgtgaaaaaacttttaagaGAAAATTCGAACTTCGAAAACATTCTAAGTGTCATTCTCAAGTCCGTGAGCATGTGTGCCAGTTTTGCAGCCAATCTTTCTGTCGGAAATCCGACTTAAATTGCCACGAAAGATCTCACACTGGCATAGAACCTTACGTTTGTTCAGTTTGTGAAAAGTCGTTTTCCACAAACGCAAGTTTACGGGAGCACAGTGTTTCACATGACGAAACAAAATTTCCATGTGATAATTGCAACAAAGCATATGCGTCGCAAATAGCTTTGAATTTTCACATGACGTCACATTCTGATGAATCTCCCCATCGATGTGAAATTTGTTCCAAAGAATTTAGTGCTCGGGCATATCTGACGTCACATCGCATGCGGCATACTGATAAGCGGCCACACAAGTGTGACGTTTGCTCCAAATCCTTTAAGGTAAAGGAAGACCTAAGAAGCCATGAAAAGATCCACTATAACAAAATTGATTCTTCTGATGAAAAAAACCTTGACGACGGAGAAGGACACACATTTTTGTAG
- the LOC143471394 gene encoding uncharacterized protein LOC143471394 — MSKTSALKPAKLEVDINCETASKLWKHWKRTFDNFLAELAREQTSTAPPINKLQLLTNFVSAEIFEFIEDCDTYDSAVEILQNLLVKKPNEIFARHLLATRKQQQSESPTQFMQTLQILSKNCQCEDVTAEQYRKELCRDAFINGLASPSIRQRLLENTTLSLESAVDQANALDMASKNASAYNMHSTTCSSASTSPQSLHSKNEIENRGELETTTYIAASFKKKKCYFCGYDFHDRRSCPARNLTCNKCGKIGHFLKVCKSKYPSKTVATVAKATPTLCAIYPHNLLEAALMISIRDQNLCALVDSGSSDNYINAVTAKSLNLPITPTRQERRDLRSSIPETA, encoded by the exons ATGTCTAAAACAAGTGCGCTGAAACCTGCCAAGCTAGAAGTTGACATCAACTGCGAAACCGCCAGCAAATTGTGGAAACATTGGAAAAGAACGTTTGATAACTTCCTAGCTGAACTTGCGCGAGAACAAACTTCTACAGCTCCTCCCATCAACAAACTTCAACTATTGACGAATTTCGTGTCGGCGGAGATATTTGAATTCATAGAAGATTGCGATACGTACGACTCTGCTGTTGAAATCCTACAAAATTTACTCGTCAAGAAACCGAACGAAATCTTTGCTCGCCACTTATTGGCAACGAGAAAGCAGCAACAAAGCGAGTCCCCAACGCAGTTTATGCAAACGTTGCAAATACTCAGCAAAAACTGCCAGTGCGAAGATGTTACTGCGGAACAATATCGCAAAGAACTCTGTAGAGATGCATTTATTAACGGTCTCGCATCTCCCTCGATCCGTCAAAGACTTCTAGAGAATACAACCCTTTCTCTCGAATCAGCAGTAGACCAAGCAAATGCGTTAGACATGGCAAGCAAGAATGCCTCCGCATACAACATGCACAGCACAACATGCTCATCGGCCTCCACAAGCCCGCAAAGTCTTCatagtaaaaatgaaatagaGAATAGAGGAGAGCTCGAGACAACGACGTACATCGCAGCTtctttcaaaaagaaaaagtgctACTTTTGCGGTTATGACTTTCATGACAGGAGATCTTGTCCAGCGCGAAATCTCACGTGCAACAAATGTGGAAAAATTGGACATTTCCTGAAGGTATGTAAAAGTAAATACCCTTCGAAAACCGTCGCTACAGTAGCAAAAGCTACACCGACCTTGTGCGCCATTTATCCGCACAACCTACTTGAAGCGGCGTTAATGATATCAATACGTGATCAAAACCTATGCGCTCTGGTTGACTCTGGAAGTTCCGATAACTACATCAATGCCGTCACCGCAAAGTCACTGAATCTTCCAATAACCCCAACACGCCAAGAA CGACGTGATCTTAGGTCAAGCATTCCAGAAACGGCATAA